A stretch of DNA from Lotus japonicus ecotype B-129 chromosome 4, LjGifu_v1.2:
AGTGTCCTGGTGTTATATAATTAGAACGGGTCGATATGTTGGTCTTCAGGTGCCCATGTCTATGTTTTATAGATCAtaattataactttctactTAACAGCACAATACTACAAAATATGAAGAGCCAACTTACATAGCCACTGAACTTGTTCAAAGCCTTCTCAAGATCTTCAGCCGTACTCATGATAACAAATCCAAACCCACGACTTTGGTTAGTGGCCTTATTATAAATAACCTGAAATCACAATACAAAAGCAACATTCAAACCACCTCAGATATTGAAAGTCCAAAACTTGTAAATTGTAATATAACCCCAGTACACGAATAAACTCAAATATGAATTGAAATCCAAAagggtaagaactaagaactaaccTCAGCAAACTCCACCGACCCAGCTTCCTCAAAAAGCATGGCCAAATTCTCACTCTCAACATCCCATGGCAAGTTCCCAACAAAGATCTTCAAATCTTCAGAAGGTTCAGCAGATGCCACCACTTCTTCACCACCTTCAGTTTCATCACTATCTTCATTTGCCCATGTGGGTTCGCCCTCGTTCTCCCATGCGGCTCCACCCTCTTCTTCTTGCTGAGCCCAATCTGAAGTCTGGGCTACAAATGTGAGGAGAGGAGAACGGTGGGTTGTTGAGAGGAGGGAGGGTGAAAAAGGTGAAGAATTTGAGCATGGGAGTTGAAGCTTGAGGGTCTTTAGAGAATTTGAGAGAATTGGGTATCTGGTTTTGGAGGAGAAGAGTGAGGGTTGAGAGAGTAGGCATGATTCTGCCACTGTGAGGAACTTGAACGCAGGCATGGTTGTGATAGACATGGATAATTGAAGAAGGTGAGGGAGAAGAAATGGAAGAAGAGGGTTTAGAACAATgtacacaacaacaacaacaacaacaacacagtGGTTGTGGATAAGGGGGTAGGAATAAGATTGAAAGGGTTTTGGAAATGGTGACAGATATTATCATATTAtagatatacttttttttttgacaaaagatatacttttctttatttttttattatggtTTTTTAATGGGCTTTTTAATTTTCCATGTTTTGAAACATGGGCTTGTATGAGACCACTCACCCAAGTTGTCCAAAAACACATAAATACAGACTTCTCACCCACAAATATAAATGAAAGGGgtgcaaacaaaaaaaaaaatgatgtgcAATTTGACCCCCCAAAAAAATGATGTGCAATTTGACCCCCCAAAAAAATGATGTGCAATTAACTTAATGTACACTGTTAgtgtttttttggttacatttgGAAAATTAACAACCAGAATACTACAAGGTGGTAGCCGCCACACACGGTAAGAGAATCCACCTTTACAAGGTTGGTATGCCAAAGCATCGGCCACTATGTTACCATCTCTTTGAACAAGACGCAAATTGACTCTTCATCACCAATGAAGCATATCACGAACTCGGAGAATTGCATCCCGCTCCCAGATAGAACTGATGTCAACATAACTCGGAAGAATCTCCACCACATCTTTGTAATTCGATGCAAACAATATCTTCTTGTAACCCAACTCCCACACATGTCGTAAACCACGTTCAACCGCTAGAATCTCCTCAAGAAAAGCACTTCCATGTTCCAAGCTACCTGACACATCTGAAATAAttgtatatttatattaatagtATTTTTATTGGAAATTTCATATCTATATTTCctttttttgttatattttgagtGAAatgcatttcttttttttttggacataGAAATGCAACATATGAGTGGTCAATAGTTATTAAAGTAAAACAAATTTCAACATCAGTGCGTTATCTGtcagaatataatataatagtAGGTTAtaatattctttatttatttacctATGTGTAATTCAGGTTTTCTGTAGtacgaatgtcctgcacgatgctgggacaataggttcgacaatcgcttaacagtaaaacataACTTATaccagaaacaacaaaacacaagaattgttaacccagttcagtgaaaactttcacctacgtctggagggtttgcacccaaagaaaggaaatccactatctcaagattcaggaattacagacactcatgaacacaacagttcatagttacttcctaatctacccagtgtatttctacttagaatctcaacctaagtatgagagccccctctcactttctctcaatcactgccacagtgattggtgaacacaataaacaatcagagtttgaatgcaatcaaacacacagaaccctactttgctttatagaatcagtgagcaaagaggattcacaactaacaaaggacaaaacacaatcacaaatcctaaaacacttgatct
This window harbors:
- the LOC130711878 gene encoding 28 kDa ribonucleoprotein, chloroplastic-like → MSITTMPAFKFLTVAESCLLSQPSLFSSKTRYPILSNSLKTLKLQLPCSNSSPFSPSLLSTTHRSPLLTFVAQTSDWAQQEEEGGAAWENEGEPTWANEDSDETEGGEEVVASAEPSEDLKIFVGNLPWDVESENLAMLFEEAGSVEFAEVIYNKATNQSRGFGFVIMSTAEDLEKALNKFSGYELDGRVLTVNKATPKEARPERPPRTFGSGSGSRDSGLSVYVGNLPWSVDTARLEEIFREHGNVENARIVMDRETGRSRGFGFVTMSSEADINGAIAALDGQSLDGRTIRVSVAEGRSGGRSSF